The window AACCTGGGCTGATACTTGTGCATTGAATTTAAGATGGTCtacacaaagaaacaaacaaaaaatctttCAGTTAAACGATCCATTTTACGGGACTTGTGTCTAGTTTAGTTTTTAGATAACATGCAAccttaataatcaataaacattACTGAATTGAAATGCTTAGCTGACACTCGCACGCAAACAACAGTGCTAAATGCTTTGAATCCTCAGAATGCAATTctaataaattattttgctttctttaaatatatttatgttaatTATTCTCTGCTGATAGTGTCCTCAGCACAGCATTTGTTACATCAACAAAAGCACACACAAACTACTAGTTCTTAGGTAAGATTTTCAAAGTAATATATTGTGGAagcattattttttctttttattcatatGAACTTTTCATCAATATGCTCACATTAGATGTATTATAAAACTGATCATCAAGCATACATATAATGTGTAGCTTGTAGTCTGTACTTTTTGTGAGTAGAAAATATGATCATAATAGAGTacagtaaaaatataaaaatagcaAAGATTCGTTGTACTCACAAATCCGTGTTTATCTGATATGTTATTGGTGAGCTTGAGTTTATGAAATGCAACTGGCTTTGCCATCCACTGCTCGCCAGTGGCTGGGCTGTCGGGGTGGATGTACATTCTCTTGGGCATCTCAGGGTCGGCCTTTCCCGCGACCATCCAACGGGAATTGTGGAACTTGTAGCGGCAGTCATCTGCTGCCACGAGGTCCATtagcaaaatgtattttgcttttttatcaAGTCCATTTATTCGTACTTTGAATGGTGGAAACATCctcctaataataataataattaaaaaaaactcatttaaattattaCAAACCCTATAACTGAAAATATAAAAGCAGCGAGCAAAGAAACActgacattttaaaagtaagAGCTGTTGTCTGAATTTGTGGATGCATCCTTGCATGTCTTTCAAGTTGAATGTTAGAATAGACTGGCTACTATTAAACTTTGTtgggggtgtttttttattttttttaaatattcatctattcattcatatttatttctgacccgctttatcctcattagggtcgcggggtgtgctggagcctattccagctgactccgggccagaggtgggggacaccctgaatcagtggccagccgatcgcagggcacaacgagacggacaaccatgcacactcacacccttacctagtggcaatttagagtgtccaatcagcctcccatgcttgtttttttggaatgtgggagatggaccgacctggatttgaaccctggaccccagagctttgaggccgatgcgctaaccactcatctgccgggccgcctattttttaaataatttaagatatttatggataaaaaattacaacggTAAAAGTCTTAAGTTCACCTCTTGTTGTCTTACCTTCCGGACTTAGTAATAACCATTTCTGTGCCGAGTTTATGAAACTGGTCCCAAAGATCTTTGGCTTCCAACGTAACTTTTGGATCATCATCCCCTTCCTCTTCGGGGTCCAGAGTTTTGGTGCTGCAGAGTTGAGCAGACTGGTGGTGGCTGATCATCGGATGAAGTCCCGTTTCTGCTGCAGCTAAACTATGCTCTGGGATTGACTTGGTGAGTGACCCAGGGGGGAGGGTTAGCCCTGGGAAGAAGGAAGGCTGAGCGGCCGCTAAAAATGCAGACATGGGAAATTCGGACATCCGGTGCGTGTGAAAAGGTTGATAAGCCATTGCGGTCCCCATAAAAACTGGATCTCTCATCGGTGCATTATGCAAATTctcttttataaaaataaataaataaaaaataaaattagaaaaagctCTTTTTGTCCACTTCCCCTCCTTCACTGCATTTTggcaacaaaataataataatattaataacaataataataataataacaataattataatcAGACGTTTATCAACTCGATTTTCTCCTTGCGTCTTCCCAAGTCCTTGTAGTCTGATCCGAGCAGCGTAAACACATTCCAGTCTTAGTTTCCCTTTGAATGAAGAAAACTGTTGAGCTCTCCGATCATCCCACAGTGACAGGAGGGCCGTGTCCCTGTTTACTGCGCGGTCGTGTCACATATCGCTCCTGTCTCAACCCTAACTCTAATGAACCAAGCCCCGGTGATTGCTGATTTTACGCTTTCTGGGCCAATTGTGGGCCTTGTAAGGCGTGGCTTAAAACTCACTGGTCAGGCTATATGAGAAGAGTAGAAACACAGAGGTGCCGAAAGCATTAGTAGTAGGAAAACAGATAGagtaaatagaataaaattataaccaataaaaaaattaaatatatacatatatatatatatatatatatatatatatatatatatatatatatatatatatatatatatatatatatatatatatatatatatataaacgaaaaatcgcaaagtagggccACCcctatataaatacattaataaatacattattattattattattattattttactccagtgctgagtcctagtagcaagcagaggacaggggagtggcttctgtttgtgaatttcagtgtggattttcacattttcatggactttaaaaaaatgttttactttagtgctgagttctagtagcaagcggaggacaggggagtggcttccgcttgcgaatttGAGCGCtgattttcaaatgtttatgaacttaccaaaaaaatgaattaccaaaaaagaaattccccccagaaaataaaaacgcaatgtagtgaagccgcaaaaaatcaagggattactctatttgtattattattatttttagagaTGAAAGGAAAGTTAAAAgaattatatattcattcattcattcatcttctgtaccgcatatcctcgaaagggttacaGGGGTTGGTAGGGCCaataccagctgactttgggtggaaggcagactacaccctagaatggTGGCCAGTTAGCCGTGAGGCACACagagggacaaacaaccattcatactcacaacCATACCGGCACCAGCGGGAATCCCCGCACATGGCCACACCgaaatcaggcgagtgaaccgctGCACCATCAGGCAGCAAAAGACAAAGTATAATACAGTTAATTATacatactgcatttttttagcGGAGGGgatcaattattcattcattcattttctggactgctttatcctcacaagggccgtgagcggtgctggaccctatcgcAGCTGAGTTCGGGCACGAGGCGCGacacaacctgaattggtggtcagccaatcgcagggcccacagagacagacaacccttCAAAAGattgtaattttctttttcctgcAATGGCATGTGTCTTTTCAGCAGCTGATTAAGCCAGCGAGGCAGGGCGAGATCAGCACACCTCCAGCAGATTGACACATCCGGTATTTAAGGACACCTGCCACAGCCGGGAGATTGCGTGCCTTGCCCTTGCTTCCCGCCTTGTTCCCCAACACTTCGCTAAGACTACTCTGAGAATTTTTGACGTTTGTATTATGAAAACCTTAGTTTATTCGCCGACTCGGTTGTGCTGTTTGGTTATACTTTTTGAAATTTTGTTTATCTGCCGACTCGGTCGTGCTGTTTTGTTTTACCTTTGATCCTTAGTTTATTCGCCCACTCGGTCGTGCCTGTGTTCTCTTTATGATACTTGCTTGctcattttgttaaataaataatcattttggTAAATATCAATTCCTTCGTTCCTGAGTGTATATCTTTCATCGGCTTGCCGATTCCCAACAGAATACTCTGACCAAATGGATCGCACAGCCACGGAAAACATTCGTAAAGCAATCGGTGCTCATGGTCACATGATCAGCCTGAGGAATCATTGCGCGAATTAACAAAAGCGATCGGTGCATTATCAACAAATGTTGATAGGCTGATGTTCCCTACCCAAGCAGCAGGACTGAAACCTCCCTGTGGCACCTGTCCAGCCAACAACTGCTCCTCTGAGTGCACAGAAGATTCTCTCGTTACGTTTgaccaaaccgtgcaacgtagagagatgattttttttatggtggccagaaaagaCTGTCGGATCCCAATAGACGAGTGAtagaatttcttcaccttctctcagtgtgtaaactcaatcttttatttgttaaagctgaaagcagagttgatgtatgaatcaatgttttttatattatgtgccctaaacgcactgtgtggctgattggtcgtaagaTAGGACGCATTTCCGCCAgcaagtttccaggtgctcccagAACACtctttttctgtcgtgacgggagttcTAAAACATCcttccatccataaatcacgcgtTATCTATTcgatctataatccttataattCTTGATTAATGGctgggagtgtgtgtgtgtgtgtgcaccagGAAattcgctggcggaaattcttccaaaaatgacgtttgtaaattacgtggaaaggcgtccttcCTTACAACTACATTGGGTCAGCGCGTCCAGCACTaccgtgtctcgccgagtctttcatcactacaggaaaaaaagtgtttagggGAATAGAtcaagcgtgatttatggatgggtggatgttttatgataacattctcacgctacgtttgtccgaaccgtgcatcgtagagagttgacattatggtggccagaagtggctgtcggatcctaatagacgagtgattggatttctttaccttctctaagtgtctAAACTCGTGCTTTGGGCAATTGAGAGGATTATCGATGActatgcctgaccagaaatatgttaacttgctgctctcttgtggtagttttaagcattacattCTGGACATTTGAAAAACCAATACCTTCTTCAGCGCACACTGcagtgcttccgcttagtcatttctgcttgaagttagttgcatgaactacgcaacagcaccgctattttgtgagtttttattttcgtcataatttcactttggtttacaatgttttaacaaaaataacaccaaaacattgcttaaataggtaaaaattGTCatgctttcttttgaaattgacagtcagtttccttactttttcccaATAGGCCTactactcctgcttctgtagaCCTGTAAATAATTGTATACACTTTTGCTGTGCCATTTTTcgaaagagaattttttttctagtgcAACAACTGGCTTTTGGTTTGCCggtcccccctgcttgtttCTCAATAAACCGCAGCAGACGACCCCTAATCCGGTCAGTTTGGCACATGTACCACCCGAATATCATGACCCCCAGGAAATGTTTAGTGTAGAGCAGTCCAAGACACTTCCTCCGCACCGTCCATACGattacgtgaccggacgtttcgtcgacggacacttggtcgacggacacttcgtccccggacgtttggtcgaacgaataaattttttaataaaataattttatttattgccttttatttaaaaaaatgagcgctcaacgtaggaaccgtttaacgtgcgtagtgtgtttagagacgagcccatttagtacgcacacacccaaatgttaatgtgtttgtgttgtcgagcgagtttttgctgtttgattttctttaataaagaatgtgaatttcctgccttctttttttttttttttcttaataaaataattttatttattgccttttattttaaaaatggagcgctcgaCCTAGGAAACGTTtaacgtgcgtagtgtgtttagagacgagcccatttagtacgcacatgcccaaatgttaatgtgtttgtgttgtcgagcgagtttttgctgttttattttctttaataaagaatataaagaatatgtgaattttctttgtcttctttaatagtggttaaggttagtggttaaggttaggcgaactgtccggtcgacaaagtgtccggtcgacaaactgtccggcgaccaaacgtccgttcgaccaaacgtccggggacgaagtgtccgtcaatGAAATGTCTGGGTACCCAAGATTGTGCTATAGAGCTACTGCCAGGTGCATCGTTACCAGGCTCAAGGCTGTACCAGGTTTGCAAGGAGGCATTAAGATTGATCCGAAATTGGGCATTGATCCAAAAAGGTGGCGCGCGCGGGTGCAgcagctctttgctctccagtttggtgttatgttttctcaatcttatcgttatctactaacatctgcgaggcaaacattttctacaATTGCCAGGTTTTAATTACTCTTGGGAGGAGAtgtgatatatccatcacaacagattaccaaagGACCTaaaatatccccgaggacatctcgagaccaccgggattccgtggatagtcagcccactcagaggaCGAcagaggcggcgaagggaaagaaagcaaaaacgcagatgccgggcgggcctagctgctaagccaAGTAAACAACCAcacagagcaccgcttccgagtatcttcttgaccaacgccagatccatcacccacaaaatggacgatttggaacttcagcttgctaccaacggctttgtcaggaactgcaacgttattttcatcacggaaacaTGGCTACacccgcggtatcgctagctagccggacgctATTCCGAAACGATCGTTCGAAAGAATCAGGGAAAAGCAATGGGGGGGACattgtgtgtacatacacaacgaatggtgctgcaacagtaggatcattaacactcactgctccctggatttagagctcttggcaatACGGTGCACGCCCTTCtgtctacctagagagctaacaattgtaattgtaatgacggtttacatcccaccggatgctaacgttagcacggcacttagcgtCCTGCTaacgactgtaaacaaacagcagcttgaccaccctaatggagtctttattgtcgctggtgacttcaacaaagcatgtttaaagactgttctgcctatgtttatccagtacgtgaagtgtcacaccagaggaggtaaaactctagaccaggggtgtcaaaccgattccaccgagggccgcagtgggtcctggtctttgttccaacctatccagtgccgacattttaaccaatcaggtgcgtgtcttctaaaataagtagtacctgactttaattagctgattacacttgcaaaaggtatcttcTTGTtgtgttggaatgaaaacctgcacccactgcggccctttgaggaccagtttgacacctctgctctagaccatgtttattctaatatcaaacatgcttatagagccacacccctccctcaccttgctggaccttgctcagaccatctctgcctgtccctcaccccctcatacaccccactctggaggctaacaaggccacaaataaagataataaaaacatggcctgatgatggcctttctcagctgcaggactgttttttccacACCAATTGGGAAccttttgaacaccacaacctccaggactacacagactactttcctacatcaaaaactgcacggacaacgtcactgttaataaacagatacaggtttttcctaaccaaaagccctggatgaccagtgagacacaggcactcattaaatgccATAACAccaccttcaggtcaggggacaaggtacaatacagcgctgccagagtagagctgaagagaggcattaaaaaggccaaggcagcatatacaaggaaaattgaggagcacttcacaggaaataacccaaagaggatgtggcagggaatacgacatattaccaattacaatgacaattaagtgtctgttaacgcagatgcctgactagcagaggaactgaaccgtttctttacccgctttgagactgacaaatcagaccaagtctcaacacatccaccaccaccctgcagcagtacactggagcttcaaaaacatgaagtgagacaggtactgcagactgtgaacaccaggaaggctgctggccctgacggagtacctgggaagatgctcaaagcctgtgctgaccagctgactggtgttttcacaaagatcttcaattgttccctgcaacaatccatcatcacATCCTGCCTGAAATATGCCACCATTATCCTTGTCTCTAAAAatccaaccattgacagcctgaatgatgaGTGATCATGAAGTGTTTTGAACAGCTGGTCGCCGGCCATATCAGtgatacaatctctccctcagttgaccctcaccagtttgcctatagagcaaataggtccactgaggacgccatcgttgtagctctacacacatcactgaagaaggcccagaaacgactccatttcctgagggtactcaggaggaacaacttggacactaaggttcttgtaaccttctatagagccactgtggagagcatcctggcatactgcattacagtgtggtacgctggaagcacggcagcagacagaaaagccatgcagagagtgatcaacactgcccagaagatcatcggctgctctctgccctcaccggatgacattgccagccctcactacctcagcagagcaaggaacattgttagggaccaaTACCaacctggtcacaacctgttccagctgctgccctctggcagatgctacaggtctcacaaagcacgaacaaatagacttaaggacagttttttttccccacagccatctggacaacgcactttgtggagtagcaccaccaatttcattttaCGCAGCtacgtatgatgacaataaaggcttttgattagaTTTTTTGATTAAGGGAGTATATCTCCTCCTCGTTAGTCGCTAGTTTTAGTCGCTCGTCATCGTCACCACTAGGGGCGGGATTCTTCTTTGTTAATAAGAAACATAAGTCTCTTAGGCCCTCTATCGATTACCGTGGTCTTAATGCCaactattaaaaacaaatatcatCTCCCTTTTTTAGACTCTGCATTTGCACCACTGTCGTCTGCCACCATTTTCACCAAACTAGATTTGCGCAATGCCCATCACTTGGTCAGAATTCAGGAGGGTAATGAGTGGAAAACTGCGTTCAAGACCCCACTGGGGAATTTTGAAGACTAAGTTATGCCCTTACCCTTGCACTGGCTGTTTTTCAGAACCTTATCAGTGATATTTTACATGACATGTTGAATGTGACATTCCATGTCCCAAAAGTCAGTTTCTCTAGCCTGGGAACGGACCGCCAgtgatccctcctttggcttcCACCCAACTGTCGAtgcacccgacctctttggcccctctcgcaggtggtgagcccatgtctgggggaacccacgtcgtcAGTTcaggtttggtggcctcagtattgaaTCTCTGCTTTTgtagatgatgtggttctgttggcttcatcaagccatgatctccaactctcgctggaacgattcgcaaccgagtgtggagccgtcgggatgagaatcagcacctccaaatctgagaccatggtcctcagatGGAAAATGGTGGCATGTCCTCTctgggtcagggatcaggtcctcaGATCCTCAGGTCCTGTCCCAGAGGTCCAAAGTTGACCAGAGGGTTCGCCCCTGCCTGTTCTACTCCCACTCCATTAGCCCAGCAGAGCCAAATTATGACATTGGTGACCAGGAGCTGCTATCCATTGTCCAGGGACTACAGGAATGGAGGCACTGgttggaggaggcggcggcACCGTTCCAGACCACGGGAACTTGGAATACCTTAGGGCCGCCAAGCGCCTTAACCTAAGCCAGCCCCGTTGGGTTTCAATTTCACTATCACCTACCACCCGAGCTCCAAGAATGCCAAGCCCGATGCCCTGTCAAGGTTACACAAACTGGCAGAGGACGGAGCCTCTGAGGATACTATCCTCCCAGGA of the Stigmatopora argus isolate UIUO_Sarg chromosome 10, RoL_Sarg_1.0, whole genome shotgun sequence genome contains:
- the tbx2b gene encoding T-box transcription factor TBX2b isoform X2, which translates into the protein MRDPVFMGTAMAYQPFHTHRMSEFPMSAFLAAAQPSFFPGLTLPPGSLTKSIPEHSLAAAETGLHPMISHHQSAQLCSTKTLDPEEEGDDDPKVTLEAKDLWDQFHKLGTEMVITKSGRRMFPPFKVRINGLDKKAKYILLMDLVAADDCRYKFHNSRWMVAGKADPEMPKRMYIHPDSPATGEQWMAKPVAFHKLKLTNNISDKHGFTILNSMHKYQPRFHIVRANDILKLPYSTFRTYVFPETDFVAVTAYQNDKITQLKIDNNPFAKGFRDTGNGRREKRKQLTMSSLRMFEDQGRDGVDSEASSETPTARNAVYSPLGVDTSPLQLNMATLGHPHASVCGWVSLSLHLPGSSCSLNIPSNQQLQPTVQKPFSCRISTIGSLQPLPAPIIYYVSYLYPAHTQPAMQPQLWL